The Gossypium raimondii isolate GPD5lz chromosome 2, ASM2569854v1, whole genome shotgun sequence genome segment gtttaattaataaaagaaaaagaaaaatcaagaaataccCCTTAATAATCTCCTTTCTAAAATACCATCTCCAAAATCTCTTAAATTATCgcgttatttttaattattttaaataatttaaatatatattttttctttcttctattcATCTTCCTCCATTGTTGGATACTATAAAAAGGGATTAAACCCTCTATTGATTTGCCATCATCATCAAGCAAAGCAAAAGCTTTGAAATCTTTACTCTCTTTCCCAGAAAtacaggaaaaaaaaagagctttttttttctttaaatttcatcAATGGCGTTGAAGAAAACTTTGGTGGAGAAGCTTTTCAATATTTCGAAAATTTCATCACAAGCTGTTACCAATTGCCGGATTTCATCAACGACGATTCAAAATCGAATCTCGAAGAATGCCGGGAAAGCTACGGCCGAAATGGCACCGGATCCGGGAGATCTTAACGGTGCCGGTAATGGTGTGTTCAAGCGGTTTCTTCATAAAGGATCTGCGGTTTCACCGGCAATGAGGACGTTACCGAGGGGGAAAGATTTGATTGAGAAGTTGAAGGAGATTGATATGTCGAAGGATCGGATCCGTTTAGACGGGTTGAACTTGAACCCGGTCTTGACGGCTAAACCGGTGGTGACGGAGGTGACTTCGTTGTCGGTTCAGGAGTTGAAGAAGTTATTAAGGGTGGGGCAGTTGGAAGCGGTGAAAACGAGGTTGATGAAGACAGGTAAAACCTGGATTTCGTATTCGGATTTCATTCGGATCTGCGGTGAAAGCTGTTCGGATCCAGAACAAGGATTGCAGTTCGCTAAATCGTTAGATGAATCTGGAAACGTCATCGTGCTGGGAAACGCCGTCGTTTTACGACCCGATCAGGTACATAACTAATTTCCCCCCTTTAATAATTATCTCTTTGAAAAATATCCCTCTTTTTCTGCAGATAagattttgttcttgtttttggCTTACAGATAACAACAGATTTATGCATATGGTggatggaaattaaaaaaaaaaaatagaaaaaaataagaaaaaaaacataggttcaacacatttaaatatttaatctttttttatatttttaaaattagaaattagaatCTACCGAAGACTGATATGGTTTTTTTTGTGGGTATTTTTGTggcttctttttttctcttttttccacAGGATTTTTTACGCACAGTGTTAAAGGTTTCCCAGGTTTGAGATGGTTTCTGAGAACTGAAGGacccaaaaacaacaaaaaaaaaatttaaatgcttaatttgtGTTAAATTATTTCTGATGCTATCAGTGAATTAAGAACAAACTTTTCATAGTTATCAattaaggacttaattgattattttgttaagtttgATATTAATTCACTTAGAgcttcaaataatataaattcaaattaagcatttaaaccccccccccaaaaaaaaaaaaaaaccccttccATTCTTCGACACTGTGATTACAAAGATCACATTTTTTATCTTCAGTGGGGTTTAAGGGGTAAAGATAAAGCCATTGCCTTTAGTCCTTTACCTCCAccccatttatttattaaaaaaatagaaactttACTGTTAATTCATAGAAAAATTGGATGACGGTGGGAAAGTGAAAGACACTTGGTTGGTTGGCCCGTttttaaaaaccttttttttttgttaatttgtgtGGTGCAAGCGGAAAAGAACGGTGAATAAGAAAAGTGAGgagcaagaaaaagaaaatgaaagggaCTGATCGGGGGAattgggaattagggttttttatttgaagttCAATTTGTGTAATTATATTGACCAAAGGAATAGCCTTTGATAAGGATAACTGagaattagggtttttgattGGAGTTCAATTTGTGTAGTTATATTGACCAAAGGAATAGCCTTTGATAAGGATATTTgagaattagggtttttaattggAGTTCAATTTGTGTAATTATATTGACCAAAGGAATAGCCTTTGATCAGGATAattgggaattagggtttttgattTGTGTTCAATTTGTGTATTTTAATTGACCAAAGGAATAGCCTTTGATAAGGATAGACTTTAAAGGCTTCAACTTGATATAAcctttttttgttcttataCTCAAtgttttgttgattttattggcttttttttttttgacaattttttgtattttacaaaaaaaaaaccttaaattttttgtttctttgattgGTTTTTCATGTTGTTTTTGAGCTGTCATACGTGGAAACATTCAAAGGAAAGATGAAATTGAGCCATGTTTTACCCAAAAgtgtttttgtttcattttttttcttattacaGGTAGCAAAAGCACTTGGTGGTCTAATTCCTTTACCCGAACCCGGTCTGAATGACCCGAGACGAAAAGAATTAATCGAGTTGGAGCAACAAAAAGCCGCGATCGATACGAAAGCTGATTCCTTGGTCCGTCGTGAACTCTGGCTCGGTTTAGCTTACTTGGTGGTTCAAACCGCTGGGTTCATGAGACTAACCTTTTGGGAACTCTCATGGGATGTGATGGAACCTATTTGCTTCTACGTCACTTCCATGTACTTCATGGCCGGATATGCATTTTTCCTTAGAACGTCCAAAGAACCTTCTTTCGAAGGATTCTATCAAAGCAGGTTCAACGCCAAACAGAAGAAACTTATCGAGTCTCAAGGCTTTGATATCCGAAGATATAATGAACTGAAAGAAATATTTTACCCAGATTCATCTTCCCAACAAGCCTTTACAACGGCATCATTTGATCATTCcgaataaaatagaaacaagaaataatacaattttgtttttaggatTTTAGGGTGCGGCTTTTATGTAATATTCTTCAAAGagccccttttttttatttctctcatATAACATATTGGGATTGAAAGTTGATCCAAATACGAAATTAGATAAATTGActtatgaaatcatttaaaaatcgattttccttttgagttcaactttttaatatttgaattggaatccctcaattttttattttatccattATAGAAAATGGCATTTTTTATGCACTTCACTCAGTGCCTAAAAAGATATGGAGTgtaatggtaattaaaccatctTTTGTACCCATGCCATTTGAAAAATTGGGTCAATATTGGAGTCCCCACATGCACTAACAAAGTTTGAACAAATCCCAATAAGTACCACAAGGAAAAGACAAATCCAAGTAGAGTGCACGTCACAGCCACTTCCACGAGTTAGACTTataaatttggaatatttttattatatatgggGAGTATTTACAATCTTTCTCGACTTTTTATTCTACTagtgaagtttaaaaatttaaaaattttataagtaatatgtaaaataattttaacacttATATAGGTTTAATTAATAATCACCCgattgttaataaattatatcgttaaataattacttttaatatcggtataataataaatttaactatcaatatttacttatctttcttttttaaattaacccTTATGCTATGTTTCAAGGTTtggttgaattattaattttagatatgCTTTAGTCATTGGTTATCTATAAGTTAATCGcaacttaataattttagtcaCTCACATGACTTGTTCGTGGCAAACTGAAGGAAAatttttcacttattttaaaggagttttatttttacaataactattactcatctttctaattgtatgattaaatttgtactaattattttttattttatgtctaactATTTTAGAACATATGTGTTAAATAAGCTTTCTCCTCAAGTTAtctaattttatcttatttttacacgaaattaagactaaattaaaacaatatataaatattgagtgttaaaattgttaatatgtCAATTCTAAAAATGGTCACGTCATCTTCTTGTTAACTATGTAACGACAagtgacaaaaaaaatcatataattggATGACCAAAAATGAAACTTATTAATATGGGTGACTACCACTGTAGTTTACCCCACGTAAATATTATCGTTTTTTAGCATTTTAAGAATGATCAAATAGAAGTCAAACATCTTTTAAAGTGATTTTCATGCTCGTCACGccaatttataatataaaattaggtGGTTgttaacatgtttaaaatgcAACATATGATGAATGAGTTCGATATTACTTTAGAACATGATCCCTTGAAGAAGTAATAGCAATTTGAACATTTAAACTATTTCTTAATCAACAAGACGTTACTATGagtaaaaaagtcaaaaaataaaaaaattgactcAAACTAAGATATTtggataatttataaaattcaaactaaaaaaGAATCGAAATGAACgtaatcttattttttatttaatttataagtaaatcaaaccaaattataataaacaataaccttactcaatttacccttaaaagaCATTTCTTGGGTGTATATCTCActgtaattttatattcttacggCAACGAGTTGGGTGAACCAGATTTCCTTCCAACTATATATATTAGTGGCCAATTTCACTACCACATGACAACCCCATCAAGTTGTCATAAAAGCTGCAAATTACCCTATCTCATTAAAACTTCACCAGTTCCCTCCTGCTTTCCTTTTTAGAATATAATGGAATcgagaaaaaattttaaaattttaagaaagatctgttatgtcaaatcatcaagaacaaaataagaataaaattagaTGCGGAAGCGTATCTGAATCCATGAGTTCCTCAAAGTTTTTCTGGATCTTGGGAATTTGAtattccaaattagcacacacaaaattaaaagaatatttgctctctCTTTCTTAAGGATGGgatattagaaaaattatctTGGGTGTAATTTAgagaccataaccctaatatatatagccctaattcctaattagcccatcattaattagaaattgattAGAACTGAATTattagagtatctacacatatttgacccatgctttatttaataattaaagcccaataaaccttaaccaaattagattatttttaatttggactgACTGTACATGTAATTTTCTA includes the following:
- the LOC105787560 gene encoding calcium uniporter protein 2, mitochondrial; translated protein: MALKKTLVEKLFNISKISSQAVTNCRISSTTIQNRISKNAGKATAEMAPDPGDLNGAGNGVFKRFLHKGSAVSPAMRTLPRGKDLIEKLKEIDMSKDRIRLDGLNLNPVLTAKPVVTEVTSLSVQELKKLLRVGQLEAVKTRLMKTGKTWISYSDFIRICGESCSDPEQGLQFAKSLDESGNVIVLGNAVVLRPDQVAKALGGLIPLPEPGLNDPRRKELIELEQQKAAIDTKADSLVRRELWLGLAYLVVQTAGFMRLTFWELSWDVMEPICFYVTSMYFMAGYAFFLRTSKEPSFEGFYQSRFNAKQKKLIESQGFDIRRYNELKEIFYPDSSSQQAFTTASFDHSE